In Vagococcus luciliae, one genomic interval encodes:
- the nusA gene encoding transcription termination factor NusA translates to MNKEMLGALDALEREKGISKSIVIEALEAAMVSAYKRHYGQAQNVDVEFDEKKGDVHIFSVKEVTEEVMDSQLEVSLKEALKINGAYEIGDMIRFEVTPKDFGRIAAQTAKQVILQRVREAERSIIYNEFSAYENEIMQGIVERQDNRYIYVNLGKIEAVLSKQDQIPNEVYQPHDRIKVYISKVENTSKGPQVYVSRSHPDLLKRLFEQEIPEVYDGEVEIISIAREAGDRAKVAVTAANKDIDPVGTCVGPKGQRVQVIVNELKGENMDIVEWNEDPAVFISNALNPAQVLDVIFEPNQRACTVVVPDFQLSLAIGKRGQNARLAAKLTGYKIDIKPESEWEKIAAENEEELLEEVLEANEELVVEDVLDEAVEEISEETTSEESTENATEEIVVTVEEDEE, encoded by the coding sequence ATGAACAAGGAAATGTTAGGAGCACTAGATGCTCTTGAACGCGAAAAAGGTATTTCAAAAAGTATCGTAATTGAAGCACTAGAAGCAGCAATGGTTTCAGCGTATAAACGTCACTATGGACAAGCACAAAATGTAGATGTTGAGTTTGATGAGAAAAAGGGGGATGTGCATATTTTTTCTGTTAAAGAAGTAACAGAAGAAGTCATGGATTCTCAATTAGAAGTTAGCTTGAAAGAAGCGTTAAAAATTAATGGTGCTTATGAAATTGGTGATATGATTCGTTTTGAGGTAACACCAAAAGACTTTGGCCGTATTGCAGCACAAACAGCTAAACAAGTTATCTTACAACGTGTACGTGAAGCAGAACGCTCAATTATTTATAATGAATTTAGTGCTTACGAAAATGAAATTATGCAAGGAATTGTGGAACGTCAAGATAATCGCTATATTTATGTTAATTTAGGTAAAATTGAAGCCGTATTATCTAAACAAGATCAAATCCCAAATGAAGTTTATCAACCACACGATCGCATCAAGGTTTATATTTCAAAAGTAGAAAATACATCAAAAGGTCCTCAAGTTTACGTTAGTCGTAGCCATCCAGATTTATTAAAACGGTTATTTGAACAAGAGATACCAGAAGTGTATGATGGTGAAGTAGAGATTATTAGCATTGCAAGAGAAGCTGGAGATAGAGCAAAAGTTGCAGTGACAGCTGCTAACAAAGACATTGATCCAGTTGGAACGTGTGTCGGACCAAAAGGACAACGTGTTCAAGTCATTGTTAATGAATTAAAAGGCGAAAACATGGATATTGTGGAATGGAATGAAGATCCTGCTGTCTTTATCTCTAACGCTTTAAATCCTGCTCAAGTATTAGATGTTATTTTTGAGCCAAATCAACGTGCTTGTACAGTCGTTGTGCCAGATTTCCAATTATCATTAGCTATTGGTAAACGTGGACAAAATGCGAGATTAGCGGCTAAATTAACTGGCTATAAAATTGATATTAAACCTGAATCGGAATGGGAAAAAATAGCTGCAGAAAATGAAGAAGAGTTACTTGAAGAAGTACTTGAAGCAAATGAAGAATTAGTCGTTGAAGATGTATTAGATGAAGCTGTGGAAGAAATATCAGAAGAAACTACATCAGAAGAATCAACAGAGAACGCTACAGAAGAAATTGTCGTAACTGTTGAAGAAGATGAAGAATAA
- the rnpM gene encoding RNase P modulator RnpM: MKQRKIPMRKCVVSNEMKPKKEMIRIVRSKEGEISIDPTGKMPGRGAYLSMEPDVVQKSWDQKILDRVLNDTLTDDFYQELLDYVSHQKARRELFGNGK; encoded by the coding sequence ATGAAACAAAGAAAAATTCCAATGCGTAAATGTGTTGTATCAAATGAAATGAAACCCAAAAAAGAAATGATTCGTATTGTTCGTTCTAAAGAAGGCGAGATTTCGATTGATCCAACTGGAAAAATGCCAGGTCGTGGTGCTTATCTATCTATGGAACCAGATGTTGTCCAAAAAAGTTGGGATCAAAAGATTTTAGACAGAGTATTAAACGATACATTAACAGATGACTTCTATCAAGAGTTGCTAGACTATGTGTCACATCAAAAAGCAAGGAGAGAATTATTCGGAAATGGAAAATAA
- a CDS encoding L7Ae/L30e/S12e/Gadd45 family ribosomal protein has protein sequence MENKQRFLNLLGLAMKAGKLVTGEETTLQSVRKNTINLVILASDASENTEKKMRDKCHSYHTKLISPCTSAELSSAIGKNRMIVGVCDTGFSRKMCELMTE, from the coding sequence ATGGAAAATAAACAACGATTTCTTAATCTCCTAGGTTTAGCAATGAAAGCCGGTAAACTTGTGACTGGTGAAGAAACAACCTTACAGTCAGTGAGAAAAAATACGATAAATTTGGTGATTTTAGCAAGTGACGCAAGTGAAAATACCGAAAAAAAAATGAGAGACAAGTGTCATAGTTATCATACAAAATTGATTTCGCCATGCACCTCAGCCGAACTGAGTTCTGCTATTGGCAAAAATCGTATGATTGTCGGGGTATGTGACACCGGATTTTCTCGAAAGATGTGTGAACTAATGACAGAATAG
- the rbfA gene encoding 30S ribosome-binding factor RbfA: protein MANYRDRRVAQEILKEVNDILHKKVRDPRVQDVSITDVKVTGDLQEATIFYSLLSDKASDKQKAQEGLDKATGLVRRELGHRLSIYKTPEITFARDESVEYGNHIDELLRGLHKD from the coding sequence ATGGCAAATTACCGAGATCGTCGTGTCGCTCAAGAAATATTAAAAGAAGTGAATGATATTTTACATAAAAAAGTGCGTGATCCACGTGTACAAGATGTAAGTATCACTGACGTAAAAGTAACTGGTGATTTACAAGAAGCAACTATTTTTTATAGCTTGTTGAGTGATAAAGCGTCTGATAAGCAAAAAGCTCAAGAAGGATTGGATAAAGCGACAGGATTAGTTCGTCGTGAATTAGGTCATAGATTAAGTATCTATAAAACACCTGAAATTACCTTTGCAAGAGATGAGTCAGTCGAATATGGAAATCATATTGATGAACTATTAAGAGGATTGCATAAAGATTAA
- a CDS encoding Gfo/Idh/MocA family protein, whose product MVKNIGIVGTGVIATEFVTQVDTSKYTVHSVYNRNPRSLETFKEAHQLHNGYTDYDEFLNDDTLECVYIATPNQTHYDYAKKAIEKGKHVLCEKVMVLNADQARELFELAKKHHVVILEAVTLFFMPMYHEVSHLLEQNVLGKISGANITFGSCKEYDVNNRFFSLEKGGGALFDIGPYALSAAVYLLGTDIELVSSEVVMAPSGVDEKSVTTLKTKNNELASVMLSFRGRLPKQILVTGDEGYLMINDFPRATTAEIFYNDGTTKVIEAGDGKDVFTYEMDMLNHLASEKELEHVPDCREVSQRVIELMDAMRHEWGWKL is encoded by the coding sequence TTGGTAAAAAATATCGGAATAGTTGGGACAGGTGTGATTGCAACAGAATTTGTAACGCAAGTAGATACGTCAAAATACACGGTCCATTCAGTGTATAATCGTAACCCAAGATCTCTTGAAACGTTTAAAGAAGCCCATCAATTACATAATGGCTACACAGATTATGATGAGTTTTTAAATGATGATACCCTTGAGTGTGTCTATATTGCAACACCAAATCAAACGCATTATGACTATGCCAAAAAAGCAATCGAAAAAGGTAAACATGTATTATGTGAAAAAGTGATGGTATTAAATGCTGACCAAGCACGTGAGTTATTTGAATTAGCGAAAAAGCATCACGTGGTTATACTGGAAGCTGTAACATTGTTCTTCATGCCAATGTATCATGAAGTGAGCCATTTATTAGAACAAAATGTGTTAGGTAAAATTAGCGGGGCGAATATCACATTTGGTAGTTGTAAAGAATATGATGTAAATAATCGATTTTTCTCATTAGAAAAAGGTGGTGGGGCATTATTTGATATTGGACCATATGCCTTATCAGCAGCTGTTTATTTATTAGGGACAGACATTGAGTTAGTTTCTTCTGAGGTTGTCATGGCACCAAGTGGCGTTGATGAGAAATCAGTGACTACATTAAAAACAAAAAATAACGAACTAGCTAGTGTGATGTTATCGTTTAGAGGAAGATTACCAAAACAAATTTTAGTCACAGGTGATGAAGGCTATTTAATGATTAATGATTTTCCAAGAGCCACAACAGCTGAGATCTTTTATAATGATGGAACAACAAAAGTCATTGAAGCAGGCGATGGAAAAGATGTATTTACCTATGAGATGGATATGTTAAATCATTTGGCTAGTGAAAAAGAATTAGAGCATGTTCCTGATTGTCGAGAAGTCAGTCAACGAGTGATTGAGTTGATGGACGCTATGAGACATGAGTGGGGATGGAAATTATAA
- the truB gene encoding tRNA pseudouridine(55) synthase TruB, producing the protein MEGIIPLWKPRGMTSHDCVFQLRKILKTKKVGHSGTLDPDVDGVLPICVGKATKVVEYLQESNKLYVGEITLGFSTETEDASGEIVAKSPITKPLTEKEIDDAMLSLTGDIQQIPPMYSAVKVNGRRLYDYARKGESVERPVRQTVIHRYKRISQPIFSEETQTQSWKFEVDCAKGTYVRTLAVDTGKKLGYEAHMSDLTRLSSGGFDAKEAITLEKVRELVEGNRLSEIFYPLERAVETFPKKILTSDEYQVIKNGLVMPDSFFAEYDDTQLIALFYHQQLVSLYGKHPSKPGLFKPIKVIRND; encoded by the coding sequence ATGGAAGGAATTATCCCTCTATGGAAACCACGTGGCATGACAAGTCATGATTGTGTGTTCCAGTTAAGAAAAATCTTAAAAACAAAAAAAGTTGGACATAGTGGCACACTTGACCCAGATGTTGATGGCGTATTGCCTATTTGTGTCGGTAAAGCAACAAAAGTTGTTGAGTATTTGCAAGAATCCAATAAACTATATGTTGGGGAAATAACCCTTGGATTTTCAACAGAAACAGAAGATGCAAGTGGGGAAATTGTGGCAAAAAGTCCTATTACCAAGCCTTTAACAGAAAAAGAAATTGATGACGCCATGTTATCTTTAACAGGTGATATTCAACAAATTCCTCCTATGTATTCTGCTGTTAAAGTGAATGGTCGACGATTATATGATTATGCGAGAAAAGGCGAATCAGTTGAGCGTCCAGTCAGACAAACAGTTATTCATCGTTATAAACGCATCAGTCAACCAATCTTTTCAGAAGAAACACAGACACAGTCTTGGAAATTTGAAGTGGATTGTGCAAAAGGAACGTATGTTAGAACACTTGCTGTGGATACAGGAAAAAAATTAGGTTATGAGGCACATATGTCAGATTTAACGAGGTTATCAAGTGGAGGGTTTGACGCGAAAGAAGCCATTACATTAGAAAAAGTCAGAGAGCTTGTAGAGGGTAATCGATTATCAGAAATATTTTATCCGCTTGAGAGAGCTGTCGAGACGTTTCCTAAAAAAATACTAACGTCAGATGAATATCAAGTAATCAAAAATGGCTTGGTGATGCCAGACTCTTTTTTTGCAGAATATGATGATACACAGTTGATTGCATTATTTTATCATCAACAACTTGTTAGTCTATATGGTAAACACCCAAGTAAACCTGGTTTATTTAAACCAATTAAAGTGATTCGAAACGATTAA
- the ribF gene encoding riboflavin biosynthesis protein RibF: MQIINIHHPYDPCDLPKDDVVLALGFFDGVHRGHQEVIRTAKTIANEKGLKLAVMTFNHHPAVVFQKVNYKKMKYITTIEQKEERMRQLGVDYLYIIEFTSSFASLSPQDFVDEYMVGLHAKVVVAGFDYTYGKKDIANMSILPTYAKGRFEVVEVEKLSEHDEKVSSTAIRECMKIGDMYAANKLLGYAYETTGIVVHGDKRGRLLGYPTANIKVPTYSLLPTGGVYVVKIKVANKWYMGMAQIGYNITFESNRPMTIEVNILDFLDDIYGEQVSVEWLHFLRGEKKFDNVDGLIAQLKQDEQNTRDYFDARGGLI, from the coding sequence ATGCAAATTATTAATATCCATCATCCGTATGATCCATGTGACTTACCTAAGGATGATGTCGTGTTAGCTTTAGGTTTTTTTGACGGCGTTCATAGAGGTCATCAAGAAGTAATCCGAACAGCTAAGACTATAGCAAATGAAAAAGGATTAAAATTGGCTGTGATGACATTTAATCATCATCCTGCAGTTGTTTTCCAAAAAGTAAATTACAAGAAAATGAAATACATTACAACAATTGAGCAGAAAGAAGAAAGAATGAGGCAATTGGGTGTCGATTATTTATATATCATTGAGTTTACGTCTTCTTTTGCCAGTCTTTCGCCACAAGATTTCGTCGATGAATACATGGTAGGATTGCATGCTAAAGTTGTCGTAGCAGGATTTGATTATACCTATGGAAAGAAAGATATTGCCAATATGAGTATCTTACCTACCTATGCAAAAGGTCGATTTGAAGTAGTTGAAGTTGAAAAATTAAGTGAACATGATGAAAAAGTTAGTTCAACAGCTATTCGTGAATGCATGAAGATAGGTGATATGTATGCAGCGAACAAACTATTGGGCTATGCTTACGAAACAACGGGCATTGTAGTACATGGAGATAAACGCGGTCGATTATTAGGGTATCCAACTGCTAATATTAAAGTGCCAACATATTCGTTATTACCTACTGGTGGGGTATATGTTGTGAAGATAAAAGTAGCAAACAAATGGTATATGGGTATGGCGCAAATAGGATACAATATCACATTTGAGAGCAATCGTCCGATGACCATCGAAGTCAATATTCTAGATTTTTTAGATGATATTTACGGTGAACAAGTGAGTGTTGAATGGCTACACTTTTTACGTGGAGAGAAAAAATTTGATAATGTGGATGGACTAATTGCTCAATTAAAACAAGATGAACAAAATACAAGGGATTATTTTGATGCAAGAGGGGGACTAATATGA
- the hemW gene encoding radical SAM family heme chaperone HemW — translation MTSAYIHIPFCEHICFYCDFNKVFIEGQPVDEYIEALLKEIKLTKEAYPSDTTETIYIGGGTPTSLSAKQLDRLLSGVKELLPFNLSDEFTVEANPGDLTKDKINVLQTHGVNRLSMGVQTFDDRLLKKIGRKHSAQDVFDTMSLLERADFSNVSIDLIYALPNQTMESFEDTLDKALALDLPHYSMYSLILENKTMFYNWARQGRLHLPGIDVEGDMFERAIERMTLAGKHQYEVSNFAEVGKESKHNLVYWNNDHYYGLGAGASGYLGNIRYKNHGPIQHYLEPLRQNKLPTITTENLTIKHQMEEEMFLGLRKKQGVSLPNFEQKFGQTFESIYGSIAERLIEEEMIQIRDGFISLTDKGLILGNDVFEKFLLEK, via the coding sequence ATGACGTCAGCTTACATACATATTCCTTTTTGTGAACATATCTGTTTTTATTGTGACTTCAATAAAGTATTTATTGAAGGACAACCTGTTGATGAATACATTGAGGCTTTGTTGAAAGAAATCAAGTTAACAAAAGAAGCTTATCCATCAGATACAACTGAAACCATTTATATTGGTGGTGGTACACCAACGTCTTTATCTGCTAAACAGCTCGACCGTCTATTAAGTGGTGTAAAAGAATTATTACCGTTTAATCTAAGTGATGAATTTACTGTAGAGGCTAATCCAGGTGATTTGACAAAGGATAAAATAAACGTTCTTCAAACACATGGGGTCAATCGATTGTCTATGGGAGTTCAAACGTTTGATGATAGGTTATTAAAAAAAATTGGTCGAAAACATTCAGCACAAGATGTATTTGATACTATGTCTCTTTTAGAACGTGCTGATTTTTCGAATGTTAGTATTGATTTAATTTATGCTTTACCAAATCAAACAATGGAAAGTTTTGAAGACACGCTGGATAAAGCTTTGGCACTAGATTTACCTCATTATTCTATGTATTCATTGATTTTAGAAAATAAAACCATGTTTTATAATTGGGCAAGGCAAGGTAGATTGCATTTACCAGGGATTGATGTTGAGGGAGATATGTTTGAGCGAGCTATCGAACGCATGACGTTAGCTGGAAAACATCAGTATGAAGTGAGTAATTTTGCTGAAGTGGGAAAAGAGAGCAAGCATAACTTAGTTTATTGGAATAATGATCATTATTATGGATTGGGCGCAGGAGCAAGTGGTTATTTAGGCAATATTCGTTATAAAAATCATGGGCCTATCCAACATTACTTAGAACCTTTAAGACAAAATAAATTACCTACTATTACAACAGAAAATTTAACGATTAAACATCAAATGGAAGAGGAAATGTTTTTAGGATTACGTAAAAAACAAGGTGTTTCTCTACCTAATTTTGAACAAAAATTTGGTCAAACATTTGAATCAATTTATGGAAGTATTGCTGAGAGGTTAATAGAGGAAGAAATGATTCAAATAAGAGATGGCTTTATTTCGTTAACGGATAAAGGGTTAATTTTAGGAAATGATGTTTTTGAGAAGTTTTTATTAGAAAAATAA
- the hrcA gene encoding heat-inducible transcriptional repressor HrcA: MLSMRQEHILQLLVQLYTETGQPVGSKTLMNNGITVSSATIRNELSKLEDFGLIQKMHTSSGRIPSMQGYRYYVDHLMDPSKISSTDAQRIKRLFDRKFNATNEIIEWSANILSELTSYTAFSLGPEVKERRLTGFQIVPLNTRQLMAIIVIDQGYVESQVFSIPSSVSTEDIEKMIRIINDRLLGETLLTVYHKLRTEIPLVLQRYFNNSSNILFLFEDVFNQAFDEQIYVGGGMNLLNSAAITNPNEFQSVYSLISDTDKLTELLISDKDEKIDIKIGDELNNELLQNMSLVTGSYDVFQRGKGLVAVLGPASMSYSKLLGVMDVLTDELSRHLETYYRHLENSGE, encoded by the coding sequence ATGTTGAGTATGAGACAAGAACACATCTTACAATTATTAGTTCAGCTCTATACTGAAACAGGACAACCTGTTGGATCGAAGACCTTGATGAATAACGGGATTACAGTTAGTTCAGCAACTATTCGAAATGAGCTGTCAAAATTGGAAGATTTTGGTCTTATTCAAAAAATGCACACGTCTTCTGGTAGAATCCCTTCAATGCAAGGGTATCGTTATTATGTGGATCATTTAATGGATCCTAGTAAGATTAGTTCTACCGATGCTCAACGTATCAAGCGATTGTTTGATCGCAAATTTAATGCCACAAATGAAATCATTGAATGGTCTGCTAATATTTTATCCGAGCTAACAAGTTACACAGCCTTTTCGTTAGGGCCAGAGGTAAAAGAACGTCGATTAACTGGGTTTCAAATTGTTCCATTAAATACGCGACAATTAATGGCGATTATCGTGATTGATCAAGGATATGTTGAAAGTCAAGTGTTCTCAATTCCAAGTTCAGTGTCAACTGAAGATATCGAAAAAATGATTCGAATCATCAATGATCGATTGTTGGGAGAAACACTTTTGACAGTTTACCATAAGCTTCGAACAGAGATTCCATTAGTTCTCCAACGTTATTTTAATAATTCAAGTAATATTTTATTCTTATTCGAAGATGTGTTTAATCAAGCTTTTGATGAACAAATTTATGTGGGTGGAGGGATGAATTTATTAAATTCAGCTGCTATTACAAACCCAAATGAGTTTCAGTCAGTGTATTCCTTAATTAGTGATACAGATAAATTGACTGAGCTTCTTATATCGGATAAAGATGAAAAAATTGATATTAAAATTGGAGACGAACTAAACAATGAATTGTTGCAAAACATGAGTTTAGTAACTGGATCATACGATGTTTTTCAACGAGGCAAAGGATTAGTAGCTGTTTTAGGACCTGCTAGCATGTCTTATTCGAAACTGTTAGGAGTTATGGATGTTTTAACAGATGAGTTATCTAGACATCTAGAAACATATTATCGACATTTGGAAAATAGTGGAGAGTGA
- the grpE gene encoding nucleotide exchange factor GrpE, whose protein sequence is MKKDESVDKVNEEEKKDEESTVETNEAVETEEVVEENETEESLEQTLQEDLDKMEDQFLRAQAEIANMRNRHKKEREEASRYRAQELAKELLPALDNLDRALAIEVSDEHGEAMKKGIEMVRESMLHAFKESGIEEIKAEGEKFDPNLHQAVQTVPAEDGQESDVIVQVLQKGYILHDRILRPSMVIVTQ, encoded by the coding sequence GTGAAGAAAGACGAATCAGTTGATAAAGTTAACGAGGAAGAAAAAAAAGACGAAGAGTCGACAGTTGAAACAAATGAGGCTGTTGAAACCGAAGAAGTGGTAGAAGAAAACGAAACGGAAGAATCGTTAGAACAAACATTACAAGAAGATTTAGATAAGATGGAAGATCAATTTCTAAGAGCTCAAGCTGAGATTGCTAATATGCGCAATCGACATAAAAAAGAGCGTGAGGAAGCTTCTAGATATCGTGCACAAGAATTAGCAAAAGAGTTATTACCAGCTTTGGATAACTTAGATCGTGCGTTAGCGATTGAGGTAAGTGATGAGCATGGTGAAGCGATGAAAAAAGGAATTGAGATGGTGAGAGAAAGCATGTTACATGCTTTTAAAGAATCTGGTATCGAAGAGATAAAAGCTGAAGGTGAAAAATTTGATCCAAATTTACATCAAGCCGTACAAACAGTTCCCGCTGAAGATGGTCAAGAATCAGATGTGATTGTTCAAGTGTTACAAAAAGGTTATATATTGCATGATCGTATTTTACGACCATCAATGGTTATTGTGACACAATAA